The DNA window CCCCTAGATCTGATGAAGTTCCTTCAGGCTTGAGTCCTCCAACTACATTTACATAAACATCTTGATTCATAAGAGGAATGCCTACCTTTTTTTCTAAAACTGCTAAGATCAAATTCAATCGATTTAAATCAATGCCAATAGCTGCTCTTCTTGCAAATCCTAGATTGGTTGGTGCAACCAATGCCTGAATCTCTAAAAGAAGAGGTCTTGTTCCTTCTAGGCTACTAATCACAATAGATCCTTCTGTATCTGTAAGTCCTTCTAAGAATACTTCTGATGGATTCGAAACTTCCATCAAACCTTCTTCTCTCATTTCAAAAACACCAATTTCACTAGTTGTTCCAAAGCGATTTTTTAAAGCTCTCACCACCCTAAACTCTTGGGTTCTTTCTCCTGTGAAATGAAGTACCGTATCCACAAGATGCTCTAACATCCTAGGTCCTGCTAGTTCTCCTGTTTTGGTCACATGTGCAACAATAAAAATAGGAATACCTTTTGTTTTGGCTATATGCATAATATGATTGGTACATTCTCGCACCTGAGAAACACTTCCAGGAGCAGAGGACAAATCTGGTTTAAAAAGGGTTTGTATAGAATCAACAATCACAAATACAGGTTGTAGTTCTATCATATATTCTTTAATCACATCCACATTTGTTTCCGATACAATCATTAATCGATCTTCTATTGCATTTAATCTTTCTGCTCTCATTTTTATTTGCTCTTCTGATTCTTCTCCTGAAATATAAAGAACTGTGCCATATTCTTTTGCTATGTTGCTGCTTGCTTGTAGAATCAAAGTAGATTTACCAATTCCAGGCTCTCCTGATATTAAAGTTAATGCTCCCTTTACCATTCCTCCTCCTAAGACACGATTGAGTTCTTCAATATGAGTATCAAATCGATCATAAGAACCAGACTTTATTTCTTTAATGGGTAAAGGTTTTGTGGAACTTGTAATGGTTGGTGATTTTTTATATTGGTTGATTGCTGCAATCCGTTCTTCTACCATTGTATTCCAACTGCCGCATACACATTGTCCCATCCATTTAGGACTTTCGTAACCGCAATTTTGACATACAAAAATAGTCTTATCTTTTTTCGCCATATATTCCTCCAAATTCCAATCATTCTCTTATAACAACTATATCCTTTCTATTCTGATTTTATACTTTCATTCTTCAATAGTCAATGAATCAACAGTATGAAAAAAGGCTTTATGGATCAACTCCATAAAACCTTTTAAAAAAACATTGCACCTTCCATATCTACTGCTAATACTTTAATTTTCCAATTACCTTCAAGGGTCTCCAAAAATTTTTTCATTTTGGGTTCAAAGTCAGCATTTTTTTCATCAATGATAGCCATCAAGGTAGATCCTGATCCACTGATGAATTCTGCTTTAGATC is part of the Crassaminicella profunda genome and encodes:
- the radA gene encoding DNA repair protein RadA, with translation MAKKDKTIFVCQNCGYESPKWMGQCVCGSWNTMVEERIAAINQYKKSPTITSSTKPLPIKEIKSGSYDRFDTHIEELNRVLGGGMVKGALTLISGEPGIGKSTLILQASSNIAKEYGTVLYISGEESEEQIKMRAERLNAIEDRLMIVSETNVDVIKEYMIELQPVFVIVDSIQTLFKPDLSSAPGSVSQVRECTNHIMHIAKTKGIPIFIVAHVTKTGELAGPRMLEHLVDTVLHFTGERTQEFRVVRALKNRFGTTSEIGVFEMREEGLMEVSNPSEVFLEGLTDTEGSIVISSLEGTRPLLLEIQALVAPTNLGFARRAAIGIDLNRLNLILAVLEKKVGIPLMNQDVYVNVVGGLKPEGTSSDLGVALAIYSSMRGVDIHTTTTIAIGEIGLTGELRSVSNIEKMIKEASKMGFKKCILPKKSIKKLKLDESIRLIGANSLKDAIDCMFFEN